The Montipora capricornis isolate CH-2021 chromosome 1, ASM3666992v2, whole genome shotgun sequence genome contains a region encoding:
- the LOC138039257 gene encoding protein NLRC5-like, producing the protein MDFLREALTPKTFNKISYVLVLVWIFLGLAATGIFSEMDINEPRFDFDCDVKSGSDKGFIRRKCFDQYQEKINKLGIPPYAFIIVNFSSISIVSLVYSQYVKSTVHRLEGGHEDAEGERRNPRRRRRLFVTYLSQLAAKFALGIIFIVFLETDLFYPGHFPADFTCRVEKGNDSGDLFTNQTQSTLHKCFSQRARNKNIWIHAVTVVNGIFAFFAFVEILWIFISRAKKGRTFMDNRQFYADHLRSNSDQQQETPPAEIPEVVNIQNVPPSPIDTGETEQEMLLEHSGLSREELKLTEAIKKMKDDCLNITEELTDLNQPFGRNPGEGLTPNHLNIDQIYVNVAMHEGRAAHIFAKDRREQLKEYPPDSKNCFYAKPENVIDKKHKNVLVVGRPGIGKTLLSTIIARMWASGGAFNGNQDDKTNVVVVFLMKFRLFTSNLLLSLRELLAKAETVVQFDEAVWDFVINNASRVLFIFDGVDEFSAKDDIAGKDHTCYKNGLEEKMPVSALFNKLARGQLLRGLNIITTTRPTAVPCIADVNFDRTVEILGFTSEKVQEYVEKFTQGVRDAKDKIWGHIKSNMNLFSLCYIPVNCFLICSCLLEIISLADTAHTLPTRMTDIYAMVVKIFFFKHNRQSSSQGKLSLEDYMYLPFNKLPDYSKEILKRLGEIAFEGLKQGRLLFESSEVIGLEDCGLLHRLPDAKSRFNEPPKAQYCFTHLTLQEFFAAKSVVESLNKRKLKRFVSKHINDGAWQMVLQFVAGLLGSDPETKSSNSDIFIKLLPMSTEKKITLTCWPASYKDKQLALNLCKCLYEIDDEKQQAVLQNKIEQIGFNAVDFRWCSLGPVDFAAVSHFLENASGVLSMDLSVNDLGSLGAKEVQKFLVSTGCKLNSLNLSHNKLTDEGAEHLSAALKHSNCKLNSLNLRNNNIINKAAFRKSVKHINCKVLV; encoded by the coding sequence ATGGATTTTTTAAGGGAAGCGTTGACTCCCAAAACTTTTAATAAGATAAGTTATGTGCTAGTTTTAGTTTGGATTTTTCTTGGTTTGGCAGCGACTGGGATATTTTCAGAGATGGACATCAATGAACCCAGGTTCGACTTCGATTGCGATGTGAAAAGCGGCAGCGACAAGGGTTTCATCCGAAGAAAGTGCTTCGACCAGTACCAAGAGAAAATCAACAAACTCGGCATTCCTCCCTACGCCTTCATCATTGTTAATTTCTCCTCGATTTCCATTGTGTCGCTCGTATACTCGCAGTACGTCAAGTCAACAGTTCATAGACTCGAGGGCGGTCACGAAGATGCCGAAGGAGAGCGGAGGAATCCAAGACGAAGGCGTCGGCTTTTCGTCACGTATTTATCTCAACTTGCCGCAAAATTTGCTCTGGGaatcattttcattgtcttcCTGGAGACCGACTTATTTTATCCCGGGCACTTTCCCGCAGATTTTACCTGTCGTGTTGAAAAAGGTAATGATTCGGGGGATCTATTTACGAACCAGACACAATCAACACTTCACAAATGTTTCAGTCAGAGAGCAAGGAATAAGAATATCTGGATCCATGCTGTGACAGTGGTTAACggcatttttgcattttttgctttCGTGGAGATTCTCTGGATCTTTATATCACGAGCTAAGAAAGGAAGAACCTTTATGGACAATCGACAGTTTTATGCTGATCATTTGAGATCGAACTCGGATCAACAACAGGAAACACCTCCAGCAGAAATACCGGAAGTCGTCAATATCCAGAATGTTCCTCCTTCACCAATTGATACGGGCGAAACGGAACAAGAAATGCTTTTGGAACACTCAGGACTCTCACGAGAGGAACTTAAACTGAcagaagccattaaaaaaatgaaggatGATTGCTTAAATATCACAGAGGAACTGACTGATCTTAACCAACCCTTTGGACGTAACCCAGGGGAAGGCCTGACACCCAATCATCTTAACATTGATCAAATCTATGTCAATGTGGCAATGCATGAAGGCAGAGCTGCCCATATCTTTGCGAAAGACAGAAGGGAACAACTTAAAGAATACCCTCCCGATTCCAAGAACTGTTTCTATGCCAAGCCAGAGAATGTTATTGACAAAAAACACAAGAACGTCCTTGTTGTTGGACGTCCTGGCATAGGAAAGACATTACTCAGCACAATAATTGCTCGAATGTGGGCATCTGGTGGAGCGTTCAATGGAAATCAGGATGACAAAACaaacgttgttgttgtgttcctcATGAAATTCAGGCTCTTTACAAGCAATCTATTGCTTAGTCTCCGTGAACTGTTGGCTAAAGCAGAAACAGTGGTGCAGTTCGATGAAGCTGTGTGGGATTTCGTCATTAACAACGCAAGCcgagttctttttatttttgacGGAGTCGATGAATTTTCTGCGAAAGATGATATCGCTGGAAAAGACCACACATGTTACAAGAATGGCTTGGAGGAGAAGATGCCCGTTTCCGCTTTATTTAACAAACTAGCCAGAGGACAACTTCTTCGTGGTCTAAACATAATTACAACAACAAGACCAACGGCAGTGCCCTGTATTGCAGATGTGAACTTTGATAGAACAGTCGAAATCCTCGGATTTACGTCCGAAAAGGTTCAAGAATATGTCGAAAAGTTTACACAAGGAGTTCGCGACGCAAAGGACAAAATTTGGGGACACATTAAGTCGAACATGAACCTGTTTTCATTGTGCTACATCCCAGTGAACTGTTTTCTTATTTGTTCTTGTCTCCTGGAAATTATCAGTCTCGCTGATACAGCGCACACCCTCCCGACAAGAATGACTGATATTTACGCGATGGTTgtaaagattttcttttttaaacacaATCGGCAAAGCAGTTCTCAAGGTAAACTGAGTCTCGAAGATTATATGTACTTACCGTTTAACAAGCTCCCagattattccaaagaaattcTCAAGCGACTGGGAGAAATTGCTTTTGAGGGATTAAAACAAGGAAGATTGCTGTTTGAGTCAAGCGAAGTCATTGGACTGGAAGATTGTGGACTTCTTCACAGATTGCCAGACGCGAAATCCCGTTTTAATGAGCCGCCCAAAGCCCAATACTGCTTCACACACTTAACTTTGCAAGAGTTCTTCGCTGCAAAAAGTGTTGTGGAGTCCttgaataaaagaaaactcaaaAGGTTTGTGTCAAAACACATCAACGATGGTGCATGGCAAATGGTGCTGCAGTTTGTGGCTGGATTACTCGGATCTGATCCAGAAACAAAGAGCTCAAACAGCGACATTTTTATCAAACTGCTTCCAATGTCGACTGAGAAGAAAATAACGCTGACCTGTTGGCCAGCCTCTTATAAAGACAAACAGCTAGCACTGAACTTATGTAAGTGTTTGTACGAGATTGATGATGAAAAACAGCAGGCAgtgttacaaaacaaaattgagcAAATTGGCTTTAACGCCGTAGATTTTAGGTGGTGTTCACTCGGGCCTGTTGACTTTGCTGCTGTCTCGCATTTCTTAGAGAATGCTTCGGGAGTTTTGAGTATGGATTTGTCCGTGAATGATCTTGGTTCATTGGGTGCAAAAGAAGTGCAAAAGTTTCTTGTCAGTACTGGATGCAAACTAAACAGCTTAAACCTCAGTCATAACAAGTTAACTGATGAAGGAGCCGAGCATTTATCAGCAGCACTAAAGCACAGTAATTGCAAACTAAACAGCTTAAACCTCAGGAATAACAATATAATTAATAAAGCCGCCTTCCGTAAATCAGTGAAGCATATTAATTGCAAAGTTTTAGTTTGA